The genomic window GTATAGTATTTAGTAAATGCTAATGCCATGATGATTCCCATACATTAACAGATTAGATAGAATCTTTCTTTATCAAAACAGATTAAATATAATCGGATGATGCAAATAAAGTACTACATTTCACATGAAAAAGTGAAACCATATTATTGGAGGCTCGTACGGACATGTGACCATGATGCAATGAGTGATGTATTAATCCAAGTTGGGttctaaaaataaatctttaatcttcttaaaaaaaatgtttgtaatAATTGCTTCTAAAAACAATGAGACCAGTATTActgtattataaaaaaaaaatgaaaaaatgaaccATATACTAGTATATAACAATCTAAAGGCTAGACAATTTGATACATGAACCACAACAGAAGTGTTTTGCATCATTAACATGTTGCATAGCACTTGTATATGTTGCATAGCAATCGGTTTCCAGAACAGTAAATTACAAGCGGAGAGGTTTAAAGGCAGCATTGATGCATACTATTCAGCATGCAGGATTGGGTAGGTTTGTGTCTACCAGATGACAAGTTTGGAATCTCTCTATATTGGATGAAGGGAAACCCCGCGAATTCTCCATGGCTTTGCAGTGAGTCGTATATCTTCAGCTTGATAGTGTAGATTTTGAATTGGACGTGGTGAACAACATCAATAATGCTCAATttgatatttcaaattttggtGCAATTTCTTCACATTTGTAGTGTGTAGACATACTTCCAATCTTTCGACCAATTCTCATGTTGAGTTTATCGGAACACAATAAatgaaataacaacaaaattgatCTTGAGTCAACAATTGTGTAGTCACAAACACTAAAAGTGAGGTACCTTGTATAATTCAAACATAAGGAAATGATTAAACCAAAAAACTTAGAAGCTTCTTTCTCATTATAATTTATTTCCCTCAAAAGCTTAAACATATTGAGACATCAAAAGATTAAAAACTAAGGAAATCTCTTGAACTAGTTTGAGAAAAGCATGaaattaattaactctgccgCTCAACTGCGATCGTTTACAACTTGATTTCCTACAAACATGCCATCTCTTCTTTTAGGGAAACCAGGAGGATCCATAGTTGAGGCCCTATATTTAAGCTCGGAAGCTGCTCGAAAATCGGGATCAACTGAAGCTGGTCTAGGATTGTGATCGGCGGAACCAAGTCTATAGGTATTTGCTGCTCCACCGGGAAACCTTGTAGGAGAGCCATATCTTCGCGGTGGTGGTGGACCTCTGAGAGCTCCGCTTCTAAGATCCATAACATCAGCAGAGGTTCTTGAAGAAGAGTCCACAAAAGATCTTTCGCCGGAACTAGATGCCAAGGGAGCACCGGTTGCGGATGCCAAGGGATCATCCGGTCCCCATGATGTAAGTGATTCCTTCTTCTTGGCAAAAAAATGCCAAGCACCGAATAGAAAAAGTACGAAGAACAATACCGGACTAGTCCATAGCATGGTATTGAATTCGCCTTTATAGATAGGTAGATTGGAATGATACATTCCAACATAACCACCTCCAAGTCCAACGATAACAAGCTTTTCACGGTCACTGGCTATCAACGGTATCATCACTCTTGTTTCGTCATCCAAACTTGGAGTTGGATGATTTAAGAATGAGGATCTAAGCTCATTGATGCTTGAGGAGAAAACAGGTCGAGGAACCCCAACTCTCACATAATGAGGAGACGAAACATTAAACACGAAAACCTTTTTAGGATTAACAATAAGCAAGTAACCCTTAATTGCCTGCAAGGCAAGAGGCTCTTCCATTTCAAACTTTTTCTTGTATCTAACCCTGCATTTGAAGTTCATTGCATCACCAAGCAACAAGACATAGATCAAATCACCATCAGATGTAAAACCATAAGCCTTGGAACGCTCAGTGGCATCGAAAACATAAGCTCTAGCAAGGGAATGGTTTAACCCATCACATTCAGATTCTTTAATTTTCATGCCCCTTAAATCAATTGAGCCTGCGCCAGTTTCTGTCAAAAACATAAGCCTTTGCTTCAAGAAAACTAACGGCCTAGTACTCGGCATGACAGAACCGTAAAACATACCGTTTTCCTTAAAAACCTTAATCTTCCCACTAGTATCAGCTGATAGAATGTACTTCATCCTTCCTACAAAATGAACTTCCAACAAAGTTATAGCCAAACCATTCACATCATTTTCAGGTGACACAAATTTACCAACATTTTCCATGAAAAGTGAACTCAAGTCTTCACCGCTCGATCCCTCCCAAACTCTATGTATCAACATTCCCCCATTCTCATGACCAGTTACAACAAAACTCTCATTCTTAAAAGCAGAAGTATATGAAACCATAGCCGTAATAGGCGAATCCAATAAAGTATCAAACTCAACCAAAACATCACCATTTCTCAAAAACACATAGACTCTTCCCTTCTCATCACTAACTGCTACATACTTACTTAACCCTTCATGATCCTTAAAAGGCAGAACATTTATACAAGTTGCATCAGAATCCAATTTCACAGCAGATGCAAATTGAAACCTCTCTGACCAAAAAGGAGTATACTTTGTGACAGACATTCCCTTAGCTTTCTCACCATTTTGAGTTTTCCCCTCAAACTCTCCATCACCAACTACTTCACTATTACTTGATCTTCCATCATCACCACCACCCTTTATCTGATTAAACCTATTTTTTTCTTGAGCAACCTTTGGAACCTCTTGTTGGGGTTGCTTTGATTCTAATCTTGCAACTATATCACTGAGATTTTTCACTAACTCTACAAGTTTATCCAACAAAACTTGTTGATTcaattgattattattattagttctTTGTGATTCAGAAACAGATTCATCATTGGATTGTGATTGTATCGAAGATGATTCAGGGCTTAAAGGGTCACTAGAAACATgaagaaaagataaaaataagagCAAACAGAAGATAAAAATCTTGCCTTTTTCTGTAGCCGCCattgaatttgaagaagaaaaattgaagaacTCTTTGTTGGATCTGAAAAAGAGGGAATTTAGGAGAAATCTAAGTTAGATTTGAGGAATCTGAAGAAAGTGTATTGAATTGGATTTGACTTAGGTTGAAAATTGGGGCAAAACAAAGAAATGGATTTAACAAAGACATGTAAGTAACATAGGATATTATGATCTGGTTAGATCGGTGTGATATATCTTTGTCAAATAATAATCTTTTAGGACATTGACAATTTTTATGTCCTATATTCATGCTcctatcataaattcataattttcaattttttatctaaTCCTATTTCTTATCTTGGTAAGGATttctaattatttaatttaaataaataatgtataGTAGCCATCATGGACTCatagtttttactttttattgttataaatgattataaatttataattatttagttTTATAAGTAAAGATAGTTTCCTATATTATCTTCATGGCTCTATACTTTAAGTATCTAATGATTacatgtttcaatttttttaatattattactcCGATTGGTAAAGTAATGGTGCGCGCGGTTTATGGCGCGCACCACGCGCGACTCAATTTTAGTCTTAGATTCATATGATAATATTACATATTATACaccgttattttttttttttatacaagtaTATAGGTAAGAAATGAGATTCTCTATCTTTCTTATTATTTCCATTTATttcattaccaaagtttttaaatgtcCTGGATTATATAAAAGAAGACATTGTGCCATGGTCAGGACCGCCTTTGAGATTTCCCTCTCATTTTCCCCACCATCAACGCCTTGAATACAAAAACTTAGCTTAGTTTGAAGAAACACACAAACTATCTAACTTGATCATGGCTGCAATCTTGATGCGAGTTTTCTCCCAATTCCAAGTTTCTAACATAAATCTCCCAAAATACATGTATTAACGTGACTAATGTtatggtggaccaccttcatAAGTGGTTCACTGTGGACAAATGACCTAcggaatatgaattttacgaaattcattgttggattgaaaatttatataatatagatcatccataaatttttgaaaattttttgaaaatcatttgatatgttattgagacacgttaatcttgatgtgtctcaataacatatcaaatgatttttaatttttctaaatttttttatggatgatctatatgatataaactttcaatccaacggtggattttgtaaaattcatattcgttataatgttattcatgattggtgcaccatggaccacttgatgaagtggtcaatattaaaatttaccgtATTAACGTTGTTACCAAAATGCGAAAAAATGTTGGTTTCGAATTTGGAGCTATTTTAGATGTTTGTAAAACCTACTGTATTTACTTTTGTTACAAAACTttatgataaattttattagaaaacaAGTCAACAATATTGCTCACTTATTAATTACTAGTCaccaattatttaattacattCGTcctatattaaaattattttcataaatgaaatgaattaaatttatttgtgtCAATACTTAATTATGGTCATATTGTCTCTTGATTTTCTTCCTACTCATCATCCTATTCATTAAGAGTTGCTCCCCTTTAAATTAGACTAAAGTTATAGTCACACTCACATTCTATAAAATTGAATTAGTCCAActctagggatggcaatttgactcaTGCCCAGAGGGTACctgcaaaaattacccacaacaggtagggtaaaaacccgcattttgggtacgggcacaagtatgagtaattacccgcaaaaatgaacgggtatgggtgcgggtacggataccttagtacccacctcgcctcatacccacataatatatatttatttattttatttatattattatataataatatatgtaaatcaattttaaacaatacaactctattaaactattacatatttttaataaaaatatttatttataacataatacaaaaataatgggaatatttaacataaatatgaactttaacataaggttagtaataattttgtttataattgtcatgagtcaataataaaatctatgaaatttttttaattctattaaaattatatgatattttataattaatcaatttatttttaataaaaatacggGTAACGGGTACGAGTATgagtacctaggtacccatagtgtatggggacggggggaaaaattgttacccacgcgggtatgggtaTGGCGATGGGTAAGAGTATTTTGCCAATCCGCGAGTATGGGAAtaggtactatagtaccctacccatcgTCATCCCTATCCAACTCATcatcctatatatatatgctaGCAAAATCAATCTCTTTCTTGAAACGACAGTGATATTGTGATCAAAGAAGTAAACATAGTAAGTGTGCATTGTACCAAAAATCAACCAAATATGTGGAGTGTATCGCTACAACAATCATGAGTCgacaaacaattttcttttacaagaCAATGGCATCATCATGTTGTACCAAAAATCGTTGATGTTGGCACATCGATCATCATCAACCTCCTAGAATATACCCCTCTCGTGTTCACAATAAACTAGTAAGTTATCCGTGTATTCGTTAAGCTGATTGGTTGATCTTAGTTGGCTTCTCTTCTAACGTGAGCGTCGAAATGCAAATAACAATTCCATTGACAGAAGAACATGCGTATTTGGAATACATTACGATCATATTGATACTAgcctaaaataatttttttatatatatatacggtCCAAATTTATACCAAGTATATagaaaaatttgttatttttggtttaaatttGGACTTTTACCAAGTTATTTTGCTTATTTTCGCCAAgtaaataattttgattttttttatatttgagagGAAAtggattattaaatattattttgttggTATTAATATTGCAtcctatatttttaaaatttattttttatacacaaATGATAAACatgcataattttatttttgcgtTGTTCTTAAATGAAACATATAAATTGCACTTTTTGAATTCAAGTCAGAAGATAtacaaatatttagtatttgacGCGTcttatatgattattatttttaaaaagagtacccaagaaaagaaaaaaaaaaaaagactgtaagttttttttttgtcaagtagtttagtgattATATTCgcacatttaaatgtgaaaaaatGTGGAATTCAAAGTTTGAACTCCGATCACTCTAATAATGTCTCTGATAGCTACCATTTAAGTTATATTTATGGGACGctggaagttttttttttttatcaagttatttttttaatattttaatacatACCCTACACACCCGTGCTATAATTTTTGGTTGGCTTTGGGCTTAGAAATGGTTTGAGGTTGGTTTCATGTGTTTTCTTACGCACACCCTTTAATTCTCTCGTCTAATCCTCTCGTGCTCCTTGATATTTTTATTCGAGTTTTATAACTCAAAGCGTATTTTTTGTtcttcgatttttttttaatttgggtTGGGGGATTGGTCGGTAGTCATAGTCGTGTTGGACTTGGTGACCATTTCTAATTGGACGACTTTGCGAATGTGTTGTCTCTTATCCGACGAATCACTTGTCTAGCTCCGGTTTACAAATATTGTTCTTCAATCCTACTTTTTATCATTCATCCTCCTCTTATCTCTTCTCTCACCCATCTTCTTGTCATTTTAAAAGTTTGTGCGTAAATAGTTTCATAGTCTGTCGTGGATCAATCGTACAATTCTTCATtttgatgtgtgagaattttaTGTTGGTCAATGAGGGAAATGTTGAGTTATGATGACCGAGAATGCtattattaatcaaataaaagCCCCCAAGATGCTTTAGAACTTCAACACAAATGAGCTTTTCCTCATGCTAGATGTTGATTTCATCACAATTATGTGTATAAACAAGGGAGTTTCATTTGCTCTAATGTGTCCAAAACTTGAAAAATTTAGCCCTCTCATCTTTTATTTCTTGAGAAGATGTCAATGGCAAATATGAGGCGATCTCAATTGATGTAATTagtattgtaatttttttcttctaatactGTTTTCTTGTTGTAATGAACatatttaattgtaattttaatttctaaggtaattttgcttttttgtctacatatggttttttgtttaataaaaataatgtttgGTTTGAGGTCTAAAATAATGATTTTAATAGCCTTACCTTAGACTGGTCTATGTTTTCTAACTGATGATTACATTACATATACCATTTGTTAATTTAATCATAATAACACGTTTATTGTTGGATTTATTCCTTGCACGCCATTATTTGCATTTTCTCAAGGAAAAAATGGTTTGAGAATGTTTCACTTTCATGGTATCACTCGGACAACTAAATCAAAtatcaataattaattataGAAACAAACAACATATCACACCAAATGTGTTTGAGGCTTCCTTACGATTTCTATTTTACTATAATAATCCTTGTGACTTTTCTTTTACACTCAACTAAAAAAAGTATAGTCATATCTTGAattccaaaaacaaaatcaagagTCAACACAACCCTGTAGGTTGAATTCTTAAAAGAATACTAATATGTTTGATATTCTACTAGTTCCAAATATTCATAAGTCGGAGGTTGAATCTGGCtcggaggtcagttctgacatcaactGATTCcagcccctcccgatcgcagttgcaggaGATCGAACCgcagtcctccctaccaagttcaatgtcaatcaccactgaaccaaccaTCATAACACGTTTATTGTTGAAATTATTCCTTGCACACCACTATTTGTATTTTCTataggaaaaaaattgtttgagaATGATTCATGGTATCCCTGGGACAACTAAATCAATaactaatattaatttatttttttactaaaataaataataatgttaaaCAACATATCACACaacaatatcatatttttaatttttcttaataacacaataaaatatGCAAAACCTAGAAATTACATTGAAATCGTACAGTTTCAAACCAGAACAAGTCATCCTTACTATCATGCTGAATGCCATAGAGAAAAGAATGGTAGGACAGaataattttatgagaataagatTGTGCCGAATTTATAGGCAATCAATTACAGGATTCTGCAATATGGGCGGAATATCGGAATCGGAAcagttcaaaaaataaaatgaaaagtttAACATGGACGATCAACGCCACATAGTAGGTCATTACATGATCAAATCACTTTCAAGTATACAATAATTTAAAGGCAAAATATGCCCTATGGTGACCACAAAATATGGGATGGAAAACTAGAACTCAAAATTCAATGTGGTCTCAGCATGAATTTTGGGAATTTTCCTTTCCTCAGCCAAGTTAACGGATGTTGTAACCTGTAAGAAGACATGGCTGATAGTTAGAAGTTCTGTGTCAGATATTAATAGAAACTACTCAAGACTTCCACTAAAGTATGGGGCATCACCGGATCCGAGATATCTGCACCTATTATCAACCCTTCACAAATTATTTCCATTTATTTAGGAATATAAATTATCTTCAATCCTTATGAGACTACATAagtacatatataatataatttgataCAGATGCATATGATTTAATTTACACCACCAAAGAAGTTGAAAACGTATTCTAAATCTTCTCACTGAAACATGTTTTTCGTAGCCATTTGTGCCTCCCCtcaaaagataaaaaacaaCGCCCTCACTCTGAACAGTCTCTATTCTTAACTATGTATATATGAATACGGTAAATTTTAATCAAGAAAACTCACATTGTTCAAAT from Trifolium pratense cultivar HEN17-A07 linkage group LG1, ARS_RC_1.1, whole genome shotgun sequence includes these protein-coding regions:
- the LOC123886273 gene encoding uncharacterized membrane protein At1g75140; its protein translation is MAATEKGKIFIFCLLLFLSFLHVSSDPLSPESSSIQSQSNDESVSESQRTNNNNQLNQQVLLDKLVELVKNLSDIVARLESKQPQQEVPKVAQEKNRFNQIKGGGDDGRSSNSEVVGDGEFEGKTQNGEKAKGMSVTKYTPFWSERFQFASAVKLDSDATCINVLPFKDHEGLSKYVAVSDEKGRVYVFLRNGDVLVEFDTLLDSPITAMVSYTSAFKNESFVVTGHENGGMLIHRVWEGSSGEDLSSLFMENVGKFVSPENDVNGLAITLLEVHFVGRMKYILSADTSGKIKVFKENGMFYGSVMPSTRPLVFLKQRLMFLTETGAGSIDLRGMKIKESECDGLNHSLARAYVFDATERSKAYGFTSDGDLIYVLLLGDAMNFKCRVRYKKKFEMEEPLALQAIKGYLLIVNPKKVFVFNVSSPHYVRVGVPRPVFSSSINELRSSFLNHPTPSLDDETRVMIPLIASDREKLVIVGLGGGYVGMYHSNLPIYKGEFNTMLWTSPVLFFVLFLFGAWHFFAKKKESLTSWGPDDPLASATGAPLASSSGERSFVDSSSRTSADVMDLRSGALRGPPPPRRYGSPTRFPGGAANTYRLGSADHNPRPASVDPDFRAASELKYRASTMDPPGFPKRRDGMFVGNQVVNDRS